A stretch of DNA from Candidatus Alcyoniella australis:
ATCTCAAGGCCGTGCCCGAGCTCGACGAGATGCGTACCGAGGTCTCCGTGGCGATCAACACCGAGCGCCGCACGCTGCTGGTGGCGGGCAGCGGCTACGGCGGCGAGATTAAAAAATCGGTGTTCACCCTGATGAACTACTTGCTGCCCCAGCGCAACATCCTGAGCATGCACTGCTCGGCCAACGTCGGCGAGGCCGGCGACACGGCGATCTTCTTCGGCCTGTCGGGCACGGGCAAGACCACGCTGAGTTCCGATCCGGAGCGGCACCTGATCGGCGACGACGAGCACGGTTGGAGCGACGACGGAGTGTTTAATCTCGAGGCCGGGTGCTACGCCAAGGTGATCAACCTCTCGGCCAAGGCCGAGCCGCAGATCTGGCAGGCGACCCACCGTTTCGGTGCGATGCTCGAAAACGTGGCGGTCAACCAGCGCACCCGCAAGATCGACATGTCCGACCCGCGCTACACGGTCAACACCCGCGCGATGTACCCCATCGAGTTCATTCCCGGCTCGGTGCACAGCGGCATGGGCGACCACCCTAAAAACATCGTGATGCTCACCTGCGACGCCTTCGGCGTACTGCCGCCGATCGCCAAGCTCGACTCGGCCCAGGCGATGTACCACTTCATCTCGGGCTACACCGCCAAGGTCGCGGGGACCGAACGCGGCATCACCGAGCCCCAGGCCACGTTCTCGACCTGCTTCGGCGCGCCGTTCATGTCGCTGCACCCCACGGTCTACTCCAAGCTGCTCGGCGCCAAAATCGCCAAGCACAAATCCGTTTGCTGGCTGATCAACACCGGCTGGACCGGCGGCCCCGACGGCATCGGCCACCGCATGCAGATCGCGCATACGCGGGCGATGGTCTCGGCCGCGCTCTCGGGTAAGCTAGACGCCGTGGGCTACGATGTGGACCCGACCTTCGGCATGCTGGTGCCGCGTTCGTGCCCCGACGTGCCCCAGGAGCTGCTTACGCCGCGCAACACTTGGAAGAACAAACGCGCCTACGATGATAAGTCCCGGGAGTTGGCCCACAGCTTCAATAAGAACTTCGAACGCTTCGCCTCCCAGGCTTCCAAGAGGACCCGGATGGCAGGGCCCAAAATCTGAGCCCCCGATGACGCTCAAGCTGCGCATTCCGCCTCCCTGTCACGCTTTTTTGCAATCCGAGATCCTCAAGCTCGACAACGGCTCGGTGGTGGTGCGCTTCAGCCCCACCGACGAGATGGCCAATCCTTTCGGCACGGTCCAAGGCGGGATCCTCGCCGGAATGCTCGACAACTGCATCGGTCCGGCCCTGGTCTCGGCCGTTCCCGACCGCCAGGCCTCGCTGGTTCAACTTTCGGTGAGCTACCTGGGGGCCGCGCGGCCCGGACAGACGCTGATCGGCAGAGCCCGGGTGGTCAAACACGGCCGCACCCAGGCGCTGATCGAGGCCGGCCTCGAGACCGAGCTCGACGGTAAGCTGTTGGTCAAAGCCCTGGCCACCAACGTGTTTCTCGACACCGCAGTCCAGCCCGTGGACCTCGACTCAATTAAAAGCTAAGCGCCTGGTAAATCAACTCTGCCGGTTTAGAGCTTTGGTTCGACCGCAGACCCATTGGTACGAATTGCTTGTCAGAGCGCGTTCTTCTCCACGTGCTTGCAGATCCCCACGACCTTGGAGGCGTCGGTGATGTCGAACAGCCGCACGCCCTGGGTATTGCGCCCGATCACGCGGATCTCGGATACGTCGAGGCGGATGATCTTACCGCCGTCGGTAATCAGCAGCACGTCGTCCTCGTCGGTGACCTGCAGGAATCCCACGACCTTGCCGTTGCGCTCGCTGGTCTTGATGGTGATGATCCCCTGACCGCCGCGTCCCTGGAGCCGATATTCGTCAAGGGACGTGCGCTTGCCAAAGCCGTGTTCGGTGGCGGTGATCAGGCTGGCCCCGGGGCTGAGGATCTCGGCGCCTACGCAGATGTCTTTCTTGCCCAGAGTCATGCCGCGCACTCCGGCGGCGGTGCGCTGCATGGCGCGCACGTCCGACTCCTTAAAGCGGATGCTCTTGCCCTCGCGCGTACCCAGGAACACGTCCTGGTGGCCGTCGGTGAGCTTGGCCGCGATCAGGTGATCTTTTTCGTTGATCTTGATCGCCAGGATGCCGTTGGCTCGCGGATTGGAGAACGCCATCAGGTTGGTCTTCTTGACCACGCCGCGCTCGGTGACCATCAGCACGTAACAGCCGTCGGTGAACTCCTTGACCGGTAAAATCGTGGCGATCTTTTCGCCGGTCTTGGAGATCTGAAGCAGATTGACTATCGCCTTGCCGCGAGTGGCGCGCCCGCCCTGGGGGATCTGGTGGACCTTGAGCCAGTAGACCCGTCCCTGGTCGGTAAAGAACAGCACGTAGTCGTGGGTGCTGGCCACGAACATCTGCGAGACGAAGTCCTCGGATTTGATGTCCATGCCGATCTTGCCCTTGCCGCCGCGGTGCTGGGCGCGGTAGAGGCTTACCGGGTTGCGTTTGATGTAGCCGGTGTTCGAGATCGTGACCGCCATGTCTTCTTCGATGATCATATCTTCGATGCTGATCTCGCCGGTGTCGGGCAGAATCTCGGTGCGGCGCTCGTCCGCGTAGCGCTCGCGGATCGCCAGCAGTTCGTTCTTGATCTCGGCCATCAGCAGCCGCTCGTTGGACAGAATCTGGCGCAGGCGTTCGATCTCTTTGATCAGCTCGGCGTACTCGGCGTCGATCTTGTCGCGCTCGAGTCCGGTCAGCCGCTGCAAACGCATGTCGAGGATCGCCTGCGCCTGCAAGTCGGAGAGCTCGAACTGATCGACCAGGCCCTGCTTGGCCTCGGGGGGAGTCTTGCTGGCGCGGATCAGCTTGATTACCGCGTCGATGTGGTCCAGGGCGATTTTCAGACCCTCGAGAATGTGGGCCCGGGCCTCGGCCTTGTTCATCAGATAGCGACAGCGGCGCGTGGTGACTTCCTTGCGGAAGTTGATGAAGTGCTCGAGCAGCTGCTTGAGCGTCAGCAGTTGCGGCCGGCCGTCGACCAGCGCGAGCATGATCACGCCGAAGGTGCTCTCCAGCGGCGTGTGCTTATATAGCTGGTTGACCAGCACGCCGCTGATCTCGTCGCGCTTGAGCTCGACCACCACGCGGATGCCGTCGCGATCGGACTCGTCGCGCAAATCCGACACGCCCTCGATTTTCTTTTCGCGGATCAGCGCGGCGATGCGCTCGACCAGCCGCGCCTTGTTGACCTGGTAGGGCAGCTCGGTGATCACGATGCTCTCGCGGTTGGTGCGCGAGTTGGTCTCGGTGATTACCCGCGCGCGCAGCTTCACGATCCCCTTGCCCGTGTGGTAGGCGTTGCGGATTCCCTCTAGGCCGTGGATGAACGCGCCGGTGGGGAAATCGGGCCCGGGGATGAAGCCCATCAGGTCCTTGATCGTCAACTCGCTATCGTCGATCAGCGCCATCGTGGCGTCGATAACCTCGCCCAGGTTGTGCGGCGGGATCTTGGTCGCCATGCCCACGGCGATGCCCTCGGCGCCGTTGACCAGCAGGTTGGGAAACGGCGCGGGCAACACCTCGGGTTCCTGGGTGGTGTTGTCGTAGTTGGGCACGAAATCGACGGTTTCCTTGTCGATGTCGGTCAGCATCTCGCCGGCCAGCCGCGCCAGACGCACCTCGGTATAACGCATTGCCGCCGGGGGATCGCCGTCGATGCTGCCGAAGTTGCCCTGGCCGTCGACCAGCATGCAGCGCATGGAGAAGTCCTGGGCCAGGCGCACAACCGTGTCGTAGATCGCCGAATCGCCGTGCGGATGGTAGTTGCCCATCACCTCGCCGACGATCTTCGAGGACTTGCGGTAGGCACGATTGTAGTGGTAGCCCGACTCGTGCATCGAGTACAGCACGCGCCGGTGAACCGGCTTGAGACCGTCGCGCACCTCGGGCAGGGCGCGGCCGACGATCACGCTCATCGCATAGGCGAGATACGAGTTTCGCATCTCGTCTTCGATGTTTATCGGCACCTTATTTTCGATACGTTCGTTCATTAATCGGGTCCTTTGAGAAGCTAAAAAATAATAGCATAAATCGGCCTTCGCCGCAACGCGTCGAAGAAGGAAAAAACGCAATGTATTAAGGTACCTAGAGCGCCACGATATCACTTTTTGTGCAGGCGCCGTCTCAGGGCCGGGCAGCCTCTGTGCGGCCGGGAAATCAGTTTTTGAAACACGGGGGCGTTGGGGTTAGACTTGCGGTCTATGACTCCTCGCTCGAGCCGGTTGCTGCTGCTGATTTTACTCTTGGCGCTGGTCTGTCTGGGCGCCTGCGACGCTGATTCAAACCACGATCAACTCGACCACGCGCCGGACGACGATCACGACGCGGACGA
This window harbors:
- a CDS encoding PaaI family thioesterase; its protein translation is MTLKLRIPPPCHAFLQSEILKLDNGSVVVRFSPTDEMANPFGTVQGGILAGMLDNCIGPALVSAVPDRQASLVQLSVSYLGAARPGQTLIGRARVVKHGRTQALIEAGLETELDGKLLVKALATNVFLDTAVQPVDLDSIKS
- the gyrA gene encoding DNA gyrase subunit A yields the protein MNERIENKVPINIEDEMRNSYLAYAMSVIVGRALPEVRDGLKPVHRRVLYSMHESGYHYNRAYRKSSKIVGEVMGNYHPHGDSAIYDTVVRLAQDFSMRCMLVDGQGNFGSIDGDPPAAMRYTEVRLARLAGEMLTDIDKETVDFVPNYDNTTQEPEVLPAPFPNLLVNGAEGIAVGMATKIPPHNLGEVIDATMALIDDSELTIKDLMGFIPGPDFPTGAFIHGLEGIRNAYHTGKGIVKLRARVITETNSRTNRESIVITELPYQVNKARLVERIAALIREKKIEGVSDLRDESDRDGIRVVVELKRDEISGVLVNQLYKHTPLESTFGVIMLALVDGRPQLLTLKQLLEHFINFRKEVTTRRCRYLMNKAEARAHILEGLKIALDHIDAVIKLIRASKTPPEAKQGLVDQFELSDLQAQAILDMRLQRLTGLERDKIDAEYAELIKEIERLRQILSNERLLMAEIKNELLAIRERYADERRTEILPDTGEISIEDMIIEEDMAVTISNTGYIKRNPVSLYRAQHRGGKGKIGMDIKSEDFVSQMFVASTHDYVLFFTDQGRVYWLKVHQIPQGGRATRGKAIVNLLQISKTGEKIATILPVKEFTDGCYVLMVTERGVVKKTNLMAFSNPRANGILAIKINEKDHLIAAKLTDGHQDVFLGTREGKSIRFKESDVRAMQRTAAGVRGMTLGKKDICVGAEILSPGASLITATEHGFGKRTSLDEYRLQGRGGQGIITIKTSERNGKVVGFLQVTDEDDVLLITDGGKIIRLDVSEIRVIGRNTQGVRLFDITDASKVVGICKHVEKNAL
- the pckA gene encoding phosphoenolpyruvate carboxykinase (ATP) — its product is MTNRVPFDGLIDLGEVHWNLSVPVLYEHCVKRGEGQVCQDGPLLVMTGQYTGRSPKDKYFVRNAATANKVWWSDDNQPITRAVYDRLEAKVRAFLHGRDVYVQDCYVGADPKYRVPLRVISQKACHSIFARHMFINETDRRKLSTFQPEYTVIAVPDLKAVPELDEMRTEVSVAINTERRTLLVAGSGYGGEIKKSVFTLMNYLLPQRNILSMHCSANVGEAGDTAIFFGLSGTGKTTLSSDPERHLIGDDEHGWSDDGVFNLEAGCYAKVINLSAKAEPQIWQATHRFGAMLENVAVNQRTRKIDMSDPRYTVNTRAMYPIEFIPGSVHSGMGDHPKNIVMLTCDAFGVLPPIAKLDSAQAMYHFISGYTAKVAGTERGITEPQATFSTCFGAPFMSLHPTVYSKLLGAKIAKHKSVCWLINTGWTGGPDGIGHRMQIAHTRAMVSAALSGKLDAVGYDVDPTFGMLVPRSCPDVPQELLTPRNTWKNKRAYDDKSRELAHSFNKNFERFASQASKRTRMAGPKI